In the Abyssisolibacter fermentans genome, AAAAACGAAATACAAAATAATAAATATACTGCGATTAACTTTAAAAATAATACTAGATATTACGAAGATGGTAAAATAATAATTGTTCTCGATTTTCCTGAAGCTGATTCATCACTATATAAAGTAGGATTTGCTACTAATAGTTACTACATTTTTGATATATTAATTGTCAATGAAAAACAAGAAGTCACAATGTATTCACCAGAAGTAGAATCGATAAAAGTACCTGAGGGTGAAAGATATAAATTAGTTTTTCCAGAGGTTGATTATGAAAAAATGATAGTTAGAATATATGAATCTACTACAGGTAAAGTTGCTGAAACTCATTGGGAAAATATTAGTGATATTTAAAAGGAACAGTTAAAATTTAACTATTCCTTAATTTCTATTCTATTAAAATAATTATTACCTATCTTAATATAATCGCATCTCTTTCAGGTCCTACTGATATATATTTTATAGGAAAACCAATTCTTTCTTCAATATAATTGATATAGTTCTTTGCTTCCTCAGGTAACTCATTGTAGTCACGGATATGAGAAATATCTGTATTCCATCCTGGTAAATACTCTATAACAGGTTTTGCCCCTTCTAGTATTGGAGTAGGTGGGAAATCAGTTATTTTAGTTCCATTTATTTCATATGCACTGCATACAGGTATTTGTTTTAGATATCCTAGAACATCAAGTAATGATAATGCAACATCTGTTGTTCCTTGAAGTCTACATCCGTATTTTGTTGCTACAACATCAAACCAGCCCATTCTTCTTGGACGTCCTGTTGTTGCACCATATTCTCCGTTATCACCACCACGATTTCTAAGTTCTTCAGCTTCTGAGCCAAATATTTCTGAAACAAAAGGTCCTGCTCCTACACTGCTTGAATAAGCTTTTACTACAGTAACTACTTTACTGATTGAGCTTGCAGGAACTCCAGCTCCTACAGGAGAAAAACTTGCTAATGGTGAGGAAGAAGTTGTCATAGGATAAATACCATGATCAGGGTCTTTTAATGCTCCTAATTGACCTTCCATTAGAATGTTTTTATTATTTTTTAAAGCATCACACAACTCTTTTGATGTATCACCAACAAATTGTTTTATTTTCTTTCCTAGTTCAAATAAATAATCTGTGATTTCATTTGCATCTAAAAGAGGTTTTTTGTAAAAATTCTCAAGTAAAACATTCTTTTTCTCAATATTTCTTTCAATTTTCTTTAATAATAATTCTTTATCAAAAAGATCTATAACTTGTATTCCTATTTTGCTAAATTTATCTGTATAAAATGGTGCAATACCCGATTGAGTAGATCCGAATTTTTGTTTGCCTAATCGTTCTTCTTCGTATTTATCAAATAATATATGTTGAGGAAGAACAACTTGCGCTCTGTCAGAAATCATAATATTTGGTTTAGGCACTGAGCGTGTAAGTAAATCATTATATTCTTTTAAGAAGCCTTCTATATTTAATGCTATTCCTGTTGCTAAAACATTTATTGTGTCTTGATAAAATACTCCTGATGGTAATAAGTGAAGTTGAAATTTACCGTATTTATTTATTATAGTATGACCTGCATTATTACCACCTTGAAATCTTACAACATAATCAGCTTGTTTTCCGAGTAAGTCAGTCATTTTTCCTTTTCCTTCATCGCCCCAGTTACCACCGACAATTGCAGTTATACCCATTTGAACATTCCCCTTTCTGAATGTATTAATTTGTTATTCCTTACACTTTAGAGTATAATAATAATATCGTGATAAGTAAAATTAATATTAATTATATATGGTATAAGGAGAGCTTATATGGAAGTAAACTTTGAATTGTACAAAGTATTTTACAATGTAGTTAAAGAAGGAAAAATTTCAGCAGCAGCTAAAAAATTGTATATATCTCAGCCTGCTGTAAGTCAATCAATTAAACAGTTAGAAGAAAAATTAGGAGGAAAAGTTTTTTTTAGAACTCCAAAGGGTATAAAATTGACATCTGAAGGTGAAGTGTTTTTTAAGTACATTGAAAAGGCATATAGTTTTATAACAGCAGGAGAATCTAAATTTCAGGAAATGCTAAATCTTGAACATGGTGAAATAGTAATTGGTGCAGGTGATACACTATGTGCTCATTATCTATTACCTTATCTTGAACAATTTCATAAAGAATACCCTCATGTTAAAATTAAAGTTACAAACAGAACTTCATATGAAACCTTAGATCTTTTAAAAGGTGGCAGTGTTGATTTAGGTATATTAAATCTTCCAATAAAAGAAGATAAACATTTAGAAGTTATAGAAACCTTAACTTTAGAAGACTGCTTTATCTGTGGAGATAAATACTATCCTAATTTTACTCAGAAGGTTTCACTAGAACAACTGAGTAAATATCCACTTGTACTTCTTGAAAAAAGAAGTAATACTAGGCGTTTTATTGATAAAATATTCAGCGATAACAATATTATAGTTAAACCTGAAATAGAGCTTGGCAGCGTTGATTTATTAGTTGAATTTGCAAAAATTGGACTTGGTATTTCATTTGTAACAAAGAATTTTATACATGATGAACTGGACAAACAGGAAGTATATGAAATAAAACTTAAAGAAAAAATTCCAAAAAGAAAAGTAGGAGTAGTTACTCTAAAGGAAGTGCCTTTATCATCAGCAGGAAAAAAATTTTTAAACTTTCTTGTGAAGCCGTAATCATTTATAATGAAATTTTTTATAGACTAAAAAAATGTAGCTGATGCTTTAAAAAAATCCCCTGAACGTAAATTAAGCATGTACTAAACAAATTCAAATTTAAAAAGTAAGAGATGAACATTATTTATATAAGATGATATACTGATAACTGTAAGTACTATACCTTGATTTCTATAGGGAATTTTACACTTACAAAGATGCGACTCAAATACCTTTTGCGTCGCATCTTTAGTATACATAAAATATGAAAAAACTGTTGATCATTTTATAATTGTAGTTTTATTCTTTTGACTTCATATATTCTTCATAGCCTCTTCTTCTAAGTTCACATGAAGGGCAATTTCCACATCCATCACCTATTATTCCATTATAACACGTTAATGTTTCATTTTTTATGACATCTAAAACTCCTAAATCATCTGCTAATTTCCAAGTTTCCTTCTTATCTATCCACATCAATGGTGTATGAATAACAAATTCATAATCCATTGCTAGATTAAGAGTAACATTTGTTGATTTTATGAATACATCTCTACAATCAGGATATCCACTAAAATCACTTTGCGAAACACCTGTTACTATATGTTTTATACCATTTGTTTTTGCATATATTGCTCCAAAGGTTAAAAATAATAAATTTCTACCCTCAACGAAAGAATTTGGAACACCATCTGCTGGTGCTTTCTTATCAACTTCTATATCTTGTCTTGTAAGTGAATTTGGCGCAAGCTGATTCAACAATTCCATATCTAATATTGTATGTTTAACATCATACTTTTCACATATATTTTTTGCACATTTAAGTTCTAAGCTATGTCTTTGCTTGTAATCAAAAGATATAGCCTCCACTCTGTCAAATTTTTTCTTCGCCCAAAATAAACAAGTAGTACTGTCTTGTCCACCGCTAAATATTACAACACAACTTTCCATATATAATCCTCCTCTATATCATTTGTAGCAATCTATCTGTATAATTTTTATCTTGTTTGAATTTACCTCTTAAAGTAGTCGTAACAGTCTTTGCTCCCGGCTTTTTAATACCTCTTGCAGTCATACAGCCATGCTCTGCCTGTATAAAAACTGCTACATCTTCTGTTTCCACAATTTTTTGAAGTATCTCGGCTATATCTGCCCCTATTCTTTCTTGCAGTTGAAGCCGTTTAGACACCATATCCGCTATACGGCATATCTTACTTAATCCTATAACTTTGTCATTAGGAATATAAGCTACGGCAAGCTTCATATTATACATAAGTGTCATATGATGTTCACAATGGCTAAAAACCTCTATATCCTTTACAACTACAATATCATTTTCATAGCTATCTATAAAATCTTCTTCATCAAAGGTCTTATTATACATTTCTGCAATTTCGTCATTTGTATATCCTATGCCTGCAAAAACTTCTTCAAACATATTGGCAACTCTTTTAGGTGTATCTATCAAGCCCTGTCGTTCAGGATTTTCACCGATTGC is a window encoding:
- a CDS encoding coiled-coil domain-containing protein, producing the protein MKQKFSLILVIIIVFTILFGCSNQTSIDTVKKLEENNKTISDLQKQLDKTNDDIENLSEEITALKNEIQNNKYTAINFKNNTRYYEDGKIIIVLDFPEADSSLYKVGFATNSYYIFDILIVNEKQEVTMYSPEVESIKVPEGERYKLVFPEVDYEKMIVRIYESTTGKVAETHWENISDI
- the folE gene encoding GTP cyclohydrolase I FolE, which produces MAVDKKAIQEHVKGILKAIGENPERQGLIDTPKRVANMFEEVFAGIGYTNDEIAEMYNKTFDEEDFIDSYENDIVVVKDIEVFSHCEHHMTLMYNMKLAVAYIPNDKVIGLSKICRIADMVSKRLQLQERIGADIAEILQKIVETEDVAVFIQAEHGCMTARGIKKPGAKTVTTTLRGKFKQDKNYTDRLLQMI
- the queC gene encoding 7-cyano-7-deazaguanine synthase QueC, with protein sequence MESCVVIFSGGQDSTTCLFWAKKKFDRVEAISFDYKQRHSLELKCAKNICEKYDVKHTILDMELLNQLAPNSLTRQDIEVDKKAPADGVPNSFVEGRNLLFLTFGAIYAKTNGIKHIVTGVSQSDFSGYPDCRDVFIKSTNVTLNLAMDYEFVIHTPLMWIDKKETWKLADDLGVLDVIKNETLTCYNGIIGDGCGNCPSCELRRRGYEEYMKSKE
- a CDS encoding LysR family transcriptional regulator encodes the protein MEVNFELYKVFYNVVKEGKISAAAKKLYISQPAVSQSIKQLEEKLGGKVFFRTPKGIKLTSEGEVFFKYIEKAYSFITAGESKFQEMLNLEHGEIVIGAGDTLCAHYLLPYLEQFHKEYPHVKIKVTNRTSYETLDLLKGGSVDLGILNLPIKEDKHLEVIETLTLEDCFICGDKYYPNFTQKVSLEQLSKYPLVLLEKRSNTRRFIDKIFSDNNIIVKPEIELGSVDLLVEFAKIGLGISFVTKNFIHDELDKQEVYEIKLKEKIPKRKVGVVTLKEVPLSSAGKKFLNFLVKP
- a CDS encoding adenylosuccinate synthase; this translates as MGITAIVGGNWGDEGKGKMTDLLGKQADYVVRFQGGNNAGHTIINKYGKFQLHLLPSGVFYQDTINVLATGIALNIEGFLKEYNDLLTRSVPKPNIMISDRAQVVLPQHILFDKYEEERLGKQKFGSTQSGIAPFYTDKFSKIGIQVIDLFDKELLLKKIERNIEKKNVLLENFYKKPLLDANEITDYLFELGKKIKQFVGDTSKELCDALKNNKNILMEGQLGALKDPDHGIYPMTTSSSPLASFSPVGAGVPASSISKVVTVVKAYSSSVGAGPFVSEIFGSEAEELRNRGGDNGEYGATTGRPRRMGWFDVVATKYGCRLQGTTDVALSLLDVLGYLKQIPVCSAYEINGTKITDFPPTPILEGAKPVIEYLPGWNTDISHIRDYNELPEEAKNYINYIEERIGFPIKYISVGPERDAIILR